Proteins found in one Strix aluco isolate bStrAlu1 chromosome 29, bStrAlu1.hap1, whole genome shotgun sequence genomic segment:
- the LOC141916254 gene encoding butyrophilin subfamily 1 member A1-like isoform X1, with product MHSSSIPPLVFSFFLSCFGCRGGAWTPSKAHDTALRHWAKPWRCLVQPCASRCSYPSTPLQMRFPVSPRGLLSYLVTLHVLRLGSDGFRVVGPGYPLRATVGQDVVLPCHLSPPKDARSLEILWIRHQFSEIVHHYRNGEDQYNEQLRAYWGRTELVRAGLSNGSLDLRILGLRPSDDGQYICTVQNADSYAEASVELEVAVTGSVPQLSLEAYEDGGIQVLCRSAGWYPQPQVLWKDAGGQHLPSVSQRHSSDERGLFAVEDATVVSGSVSRNFSCVVRNSRLNQEQESSLHISAPFFHNAHPWMVALAVLLVLLVALMGLSAFLWRRKEKQDAALAWRKFLLPENPDMVTMDPDTAHSRLVLSEDRRSVRLGSTRKDLPDIFTRFSERYCVLGQEGFTEGRHCWEVEGDIGGDCWWGMGVARDNIERKGYMDVVPEEGFWVLWHYRGHFESLTSPRTVLSLSPMPSRILVCLDYTEGLVTFINVKTGGEIFTFPPDQFNGVILRPFFWVRTMNTKLRLRGGSPQPH from the exons ATGCACAGCAGTTCAATTCCTCCTTtagttttctccttctttttatCATGTTTTGGGTGCCGGGGTGGAGCCTGGACTCCCTCCAAAGCCCATGACACTGCACTCCGACACTGGGCAAAGCCTTGGAGGTGTTTGGTGCAGCCTTGTGCCTCCCGCTGCTCGTACCCGTCCA ctccacTGCAGATGCGGTTCCCCGTGAGTCCCAGGGGCCTCCTGAGCTATTTGGTGACTCTCCACGTCCTGCGGCTGGGATCAG aTGGCTTCAGAGTGGTGGGACCAGGCTACCCTCTCCGTGCCACCGTGGGGCAGGACGTTGTGCTGCCATGTCACTTGTCCCCACCCAAGGACGCTCGGAGCTTGGAGATCCTCTGGATCAGGCATCAGTTCTCAGAAATTGTGCACCACTACCGAAACGGAGAAGACCAGTACAACGAGCAGCTGAGGGCCTATTGGGGGAGGACAGAGTTGGTCAGAGCTGGTCTCTCCAATGGAAGCCTGGACTTGCGAATCCTTGGGCTGAGACCCTCTGATGATGGCCAGTACATCTGCACTGTACAAAATGCTGACTCATACGCAGAAGCTTCAGTGGAGCTGGAGGTGGCAG TCACAGGCTCTGTCCCTCAGCTCTCTCTGGAGGCTTACGAGGATGGAGGCATCCAGGTGCTGTGTCGATCGGCCGGCTGGTACCCGCAACCACAGGTGCTGTGGAAAGATGCCGGCGGGCAGCATCTGCCCTCAGTCTCCCAGCGACATTCCTCTGACGAGCGGGGCCTGTTTGCTGTTGAAGATGCCACCGTTGTGAGTGGGAGTGTATCCAGGAATTTCTCCTGTGTGGTCAGGAACAGCCGCCTCAACCAGGAGCAGGAGTCGTCCCTGCACATCTCGG CTCCCTTTTTCCACAATGCCCATCCCTGGATGgtggctctggctgtgctcctcGTGCTCTTAGTTGCGTTAATGGGCCTCAGCGCTTTTCTGTGGAGAAGGAAAG agaaaCAAGACGCAGCACTGG CATGGAGAAAGTTTCTGCTTCCTGAAAATCCAG ATATGGTGACCATGGACCCGGACACGGCTCATTCCCGACTCGTCCTGTCAGAGGATCGGAGAAGCGTGAGATTGGGAAGTACACGGAAGGACCTGCCAGACATCTTCACGAGATTTAGCGAACGTTACTGTGTGCTGGGCCAGGAGGGGTTCACGGAGGGGAGGCACtgctgggaggtggagggggacATAGGAGGTGATTGCTGGTGGGGTATGGGGGTGGCCAGGGACAATATCGAGAGGAAGGGGTATATGGATGTGGTACCTGAAGAAGGGTTCTGGGTATTGTGGCACTATAGAGGGCACTTTGAGTCTCTCACCTCCCCTCGCActgtcctgtccctgtccccaatgCCCAGCAGAATCCTGGTCTGTCTGGACTACACAGAGGGGCTGGTGACTTTCATCAATGTCAAGACTGGGGGCGAAATCTTCACTTTCCCACCAGATCAGTTCAATGGGGTGATCCTCCGACCCTTCTTTTGGGTGCGAACAATGAACACCAAGCTGCGCCTCAGGGgaggctccccccagccccactga
- the LOC141916254 gene encoding butyrophilin subfamily 1 member A1-like isoform X4, whose product MRFPVSPRGLLSYLVTLHVLRLGSDGFRVVGPGYPLRATVGQDVVLPCHLSPPKDARSLEILWIRHQFSEIVHHYRNGEDQYNEQLRAYWGRTELVRAGLSNGSLDLRILGLRPSDDGQYICTVQNADSYAEASVELEVAVTGSVPQLSLEAYEDGGIQVLCRSAGWYPQPQVLWKDAGGQHLPSVSQRHSSDERGLFAVEDATVVSGSVSRNFSCVVRNSRLNQEQESSLHISAPFFHNAHPWMVALAVLLVLLVALMGLSAFLWRRKEKQDAALAWRKFLLPENPDMVTMDPDTAHSRLVLSEDRRSVRLGSTRKDLPDIFTRFSERYCVLGQEGFTEGRHCWEVEGDIGGDCWWGMGVARDNIERKGYMDVVPEEGFWVLWHYRGHFESLTSPRTVLSLSPMPSRILVCLDYTEGLVTFINVKTGGEIFTFPPDQFNGVILRPFFWVRTMNTKLRLRGGSPQPH is encoded by the exons ATGCGGTTCCCCGTGAGTCCCAGGGGCCTCCTGAGCTATTTGGTGACTCTCCACGTCCTGCGGCTGGGATCAG aTGGCTTCAGAGTGGTGGGACCAGGCTACCCTCTCCGTGCCACCGTGGGGCAGGACGTTGTGCTGCCATGTCACTTGTCCCCACCCAAGGACGCTCGGAGCTTGGAGATCCTCTGGATCAGGCATCAGTTCTCAGAAATTGTGCACCACTACCGAAACGGAGAAGACCAGTACAACGAGCAGCTGAGGGCCTATTGGGGGAGGACAGAGTTGGTCAGAGCTGGTCTCTCCAATGGAAGCCTGGACTTGCGAATCCTTGGGCTGAGACCCTCTGATGATGGCCAGTACATCTGCACTGTACAAAATGCTGACTCATACGCAGAAGCTTCAGTGGAGCTGGAGGTGGCAG TCACAGGCTCTGTCCCTCAGCTCTCTCTGGAGGCTTACGAGGATGGAGGCATCCAGGTGCTGTGTCGATCGGCCGGCTGGTACCCGCAACCACAGGTGCTGTGGAAAGATGCCGGCGGGCAGCATCTGCCCTCAGTCTCCCAGCGACATTCCTCTGACGAGCGGGGCCTGTTTGCTGTTGAAGATGCCACCGTTGTGAGTGGGAGTGTATCCAGGAATTTCTCCTGTGTGGTCAGGAACAGCCGCCTCAACCAGGAGCAGGAGTCGTCCCTGCACATCTCGG CTCCCTTTTTCCACAATGCCCATCCCTGGATGgtggctctggctgtgctcctcGTGCTCTTAGTTGCGTTAATGGGCCTCAGCGCTTTTCTGTGGAGAAGGAAAG agaaaCAAGACGCAGCACTGG CATGGAGAAAGTTTCTGCTTCCTGAAAATCCAG ATATGGTGACCATGGACCCGGACACGGCTCATTCCCGACTCGTCCTGTCAGAGGATCGGAGAAGCGTGAGATTGGGAAGTACACGGAAGGACCTGCCAGACATCTTCACGAGATTTAGCGAACGTTACTGTGTGCTGGGCCAGGAGGGGTTCACGGAGGGGAGGCACtgctgggaggtggagggggacATAGGAGGTGATTGCTGGTGGGGTATGGGGGTGGCCAGGGACAATATCGAGAGGAAGGGGTATATGGATGTGGTACCTGAAGAAGGGTTCTGGGTATTGTGGCACTATAGAGGGCACTTTGAGTCTCTCACCTCCCCTCGCActgtcctgtccctgtccccaatgCCCAGCAGAATCCTGGTCTGTCTGGACTACACAGAGGGGCTGGTGACTTTCATCAATGTCAAGACTGGGGGCGAAATCTTCACTTTCCCACCAGATCAGTTCAATGGGGTGATCCTCCGACCCTTCTTTTGGGTGCGAACAATGAACACCAAGCTGCGCCTCAGGGgaggctccccccagccccactga
- the LOC141916254 gene encoding butyrophilin subfamily 1 member A1-like isoform X2 produces the protein MHSSSIPPLVFSFFLSCFGCRGGAWTPSKAHDTALRHWAKPWRCLVQPCASRCSYPSNGFRVVGPGYPLRATVGQDVVLPCHLSPPKDARSLEILWIRHQFSEIVHHYRNGEDQYNEQLRAYWGRTELVRAGLSNGSLDLRILGLRPSDDGQYICTVQNADSYAEASVELEVAVTGSVPQLSLEAYEDGGIQVLCRSAGWYPQPQVLWKDAGGQHLPSVSQRHSSDERGLFAVEDATVVSGSVSRNFSCVVRNSRLNQEQESSLHISAPFFHNAHPWMVALAVLLVLLVALMGLSAFLWRRKEKQDAALAWRKFLLPENPDMVTMDPDTAHSRLVLSEDRRSVRLGSTRKDLPDIFTRFSERYCVLGQEGFTEGRHCWEVEGDIGGDCWWGMGVARDNIERKGYMDVVPEEGFWVLWHYRGHFESLTSPRTVLSLSPMPSRILVCLDYTEGLVTFINVKTGGEIFTFPPDQFNGVILRPFFWVRTMNTKLRLRGGSPQPH, from the exons ATGCACAGCAGTTCAATTCCTCCTTtagttttctccttctttttatCATGTTTTGGGTGCCGGGGTGGAGCCTGGACTCCCTCCAAAGCCCATGACACTGCACTCCGACACTGGGCAAAGCCTTGGAGGTGTTTGGTGCAGCCTTGTGCCTCCCGCTGCTCGTACCCGTCCA aTGGCTTCAGAGTGGTGGGACCAGGCTACCCTCTCCGTGCCACCGTGGGGCAGGACGTTGTGCTGCCATGTCACTTGTCCCCACCCAAGGACGCTCGGAGCTTGGAGATCCTCTGGATCAGGCATCAGTTCTCAGAAATTGTGCACCACTACCGAAACGGAGAAGACCAGTACAACGAGCAGCTGAGGGCCTATTGGGGGAGGACAGAGTTGGTCAGAGCTGGTCTCTCCAATGGAAGCCTGGACTTGCGAATCCTTGGGCTGAGACCCTCTGATGATGGCCAGTACATCTGCACTGTACAAAATGCTGACTCATACGCAGAAGCTTCAGTGGAGCTGGAGGTGGCAG TCACAGGCTCTGTCCCTCAGCTCTCTCTGGAGGCTTACGAGGATGGAGGCATCCAGGTGCTGTGTCGATCGGCCGGCTGGTACCCGCAACCACAGGTGCTGTGGAAAGATGCCGGCGGGCAGCATCTGCCCTCAGTCTCCCAGCGACATTCCTCTGACGAGCGGGGCCTGTTTGCTGTTGAAGATGCCACCGTTGTGAGTGGGAGTGTATCCAGGAATTTCTCCTGTGTGGTCAGGAACAGCCGCCTCAACCAGGAGCAGGAGTCGTCCCTGCACATCTCGG CTCCCTTTTTCCACAATGCCCATCCCTGGATGgtggctctggctgtgctcctcGTGCTCTTAGTTGCGTTAATGGGCCTCAGCGCTTTTCTGTGGAGAAGGAAAG agaaaCAAGACGCAGCACTGG CATGGAGAAAGTTTCTGCTTCCTGAAAATCCAG ATATGGTGACCATGGACCCGGACACGGCTCATTCCCGACTCGTCCTGTCAGAGGATCGGAGAAGCGTGAGATTGGGAAGTACACGGAAGGACCTGCCAGACATCTTCACGAGATTTAGCGAACGTTACTGTGTGCTGGGCCAGGAGGGGTTCACGGAGGGGAGGCACtgctgggaggtggagggggacATAGGAGGTGATTGCTGGTGGGGTATGGGGGTGGCCAGGGACAATATCGAGAGGAAGGGGTATATGGATGTGGTACCTGAAGAAGGGTTCTGGGTATTGTGGCACTATAGAGGGCACTTTGAGTCTCTCACCTCCCCTCGCActgtcctgtccctgtccccaatgCCCAGCAGAATCCTGGTCTGTCTGGACTACACAGAGGGGCTGGTGACTTTCATCAATGTCAAGACTGGGGGCGAAATCTTCACTTTCCCACCAGATCAGTTCAATGGGGTGATCCTCCGACCCTTCTTTTGGGTGCGAACAATGAACACCAAGCTGCGCCTCAGGGgaggctccccccagccccactga
- the LOC141916254 gene encoding butyrophilin subfamily 3 member A2-like isoform X3, with amino-acid sequence MHSSSIPPLVFSFFLSCFGCRGGAWTPSKAHDTALRHWAKPWRCLVQPCASRCSYPSTPLQMRFPVSPRGLLSYLVTLHVLRLGSDGFRVVGPGYPLRATVGQDVVLPCHLSPPKDARSLEILWIRHQFSEIVHHYRNGEDQYNEQLRAYWGRTELVRAGLSNGSLDLRILGLRPSDDGQYICTVQNADSYAEASVELEVAVTGSVPQLSLEAYEDGGIQVLCRSAGWYPQPQVLWKDAGGQHLPSVSQRHSSDERGLFAVEDATVVSGSVSRNFSCVVRNSRLNQEQESSLHISAPFFHNAHPWMVALAVLLVLLVALMGLSAFLWRRKVVQSRELGESFWPLPPSKPPEKGVALGGLWPGWSLGCAPALPAPVGAAMG; translated from the exons ATGCACAGCAGTTCAATTCCTCCTTtagttttctccttctttttatCATGTTTTGGGTGCCGGGGTGGAGCCTGGACTCCCTCCAAAGCCCATGACACTGCACTCCGACACTGGGCAAAGCCTTGGAGGTGTTTGGTGCAGCCTTGTGCCTCCCGCTGCTCGTACCCGTCCA ctccacTGCAGATGCGGTTCCCCGTGAGTCCCAGGGGCCTCCTGAGCTATTTGGTGACTCTCCACGTCCTGCGGCTGGGATCAG aTGGCTTCAGAGTGGTGGGACCAGGCTACCCTCTCCGTGCCACCGTGGGGCAGGACGTTGTGCTGCCATGTCACTTGTCCCCACCCAAGGACGCTCGGAGCTTGGAGATCCTCTGGATCAGGCATCAGTTCTCAGAAATTGTGCACCACTACCGAAACGGAGAAGACCAGTACAACGAGCAGCTGAGGGCCTATTGGGGGAGGACAGAGTTGGTCAGAGCTGGTCTCTCCAATGGAAGCCTGGACTTGCGAATCCTTGGGCTGAGACCCTCTGATGATGGCCAGTACATCTGCACTGTACAAAATGCTGACTCATACGCAGAAGCTTCAGTGGAGCTGGAGGTGGCAG TCACAGGCTCTGTCCCTCAGCTCTCTCTGGAGGCTTACGAGGATGGAGGCATCCAGGTGCTGTGTCGATCGGCCGGCTGGTACCCGCAACCACAGGTGCTGTGGAAAGATGCCGGCGGGCAGCATCTGCCCTCAGTCTCCCAGCGACATTCCTCTGACGAGCGGGGCCTGTTTGCTGTTGAAGATGCCACCGTTGTGAGTGGGAGTGTATCCAGGAATTTCTCCTGTGTGGTCAGGAACAGCCGCCTCAACCAGGAGCAGGAGTCGTCCCTGCACATCTCGG CTCCCTTTTTCCACAATGCCCATCCCTGGATGgtggctctggctgtgctcctcGTGCTCTTAGTTGCGTTAATGGGCCTCAGCGCTTTTCTGTGGAGAAGGAAAG TGGTGCAGTCGCGAGAGCTGGGTGAGTCTTTCTGGCCCCTTCCACCATCTAAGCCTCCTGAGAAAGGAGTCGCCCTGGGGGGACTGTGGCCCGGCTGGAGTCTGGGGtgtgccccagctctgccagctcctgtgGGAGCAGCCATGGGATGA